A window of the Acidovorax sp. YS12 genome harbors these coding sequences:
- the pntB gene encoding Re/Si-specific NAD(P)(+) transhydrogenase subunit beta translates to MSQSLATVAYLGAAILFILSLGGLSNPETSRRGNLFGMVGMALAVLATVFGPRVGSGGIAWIVGALVIGGGIGLYAAKVVKMTQMPELVALMHSLVGLAACLVGFASYVDTSIQLTGAEKAIHEVEIYVGILIGAVTFSGSLIAFGKLNGKIGGKPLLLPARHWLNLVLLLVVIWFGREFLRAETVEQGMLPLVVMTVIALLFGIHMVMAIGGADMPVVVSMLNSYSGWAAAATGFMLSNDLLIVTGALVGSSGAILSYIMCQAMNRNFISVIAGGFGSGAPAKKGDAAAAEPQGEVTPVSATETAELLRESKSVIIVPGYGMAVAQAQHTVNEIVKTLRDKGVQVRFAIHPVAGRMPGHMNVLLAEAKVPYDIVMEMDEINEDFPEADVAMVIGANDIVNPAAQDDPASPIAGMPVLEVWKAKHSIVMKRSMASGYAGVDNPLFYKENNRMLFGDAKKMLDEVLSALKG, encoded by the coding sequence ATGTCCCAAAGTCTCGCTACGGTGGCCTATCTGGGCGCCGCCATTCTTTTCATCCTGAGCCTGGGAGGGCTCTCCAACCCCGAAACCTCGCGCCGTGGCAACCTGTTCGGCATGGTCGGCATGGCGCTGGCCGTGCTGGCCACCGTGTTCGGCCCGCGCGTGGGCTCCGGCGGCATCGCCTGGATCGTCGGTGCGCTGGTCATTGGCGGCGGCATTGGCCTGTATGCGGCCAAGGTCGTGAAGATGACGCAGATGCCCGAGCTGGTCGCGCTCATGCACAGCCTGGTGGGCCTGGCGGCCTGCCTGGTGGGCTTCGCCAGCTACGTGGACACGTCCATCCAGCTCACGGGCGCGGAAAAGGCCATCCACGAGGTGGAGATCTACGTCGGCATCCTGATCGGCGCCGTCACCTTCTCGGGCTCGCTCATCGCCTTCGGCAAGCTCAACGGCAAGATCGGCGGCAAGCCGCTGCTGCTGCCCGCGCGCCACTGGCTCAACCTCGTGCTGCTGCTGGTGGTGATCTGGTTCGGCCGCGAGTTCCTGCGTGCCGAAACCGTGGAGCAGGGCATGCTGCCGCTGGTCGTGATGACGGTGATCGCGTTGCTGTTCGGCATCCATATGGTCATGGCCATCGGCGGTGCCGACATGCCGGTGGTGGTGTCCATGCTCAACAGCTACTCGGGCTGGGCGGCGGCGGCCACGGGCTTCATGCTCTCCAACGACCTGCTGATCGTCACCGGCGCGCTGGTGGGCTCCTCGGGCGCGATCCTGTCCTACATCATGTGCCAGGCGATGAACCGCAACTTCATCAGCGTGATCGCGGGCGGCTTCGGCTCCGGCGCGCCCGCCAAGAAGGGCGATGCCGCCGCCGCCGAGCCGCAGGGCGAAGTGACGCCCGTGAGCGCCACGGAGACGGCCGAGCTGCTGCGCGAATCCAAGAGCGTCATCATCGTGCCCGGCTACGGCATGGCCGTGGCGCAGGCGCAGCACACCGTGAACGAGATCGTCAAGACGCTGCGCGACAAGGGCGTGCAGGTGCGCTTCGCCATCCACCCGGTGGCGGGCCGCATGCCCGGCCACATGAACGTGCTGCTGGCCGAGGCCAAGGTGCCCTACGACATCGTGATGGAGATGGACGAGATCAACGAGGACTTCCCCGAGGCCGACGTGGCCATGGTCATCGGCGCCAACGACATCGTGAACCCGGCGGCGCAGGACGACCCGGCCAGCCCCATCGCCGGCATGCCGGTGCTGGAGGTGTGGAAGGCCAAGCACTCCATCGTGATGAAGCGCTCCATGGCCTCGGGCTACGCGGGTGTGGACAACCCGTTGTTCTACAAGGAGAACAACCGCATGCTGTTCGGCGACGCGAAGAAGATGCTCGACGAAGTGCTCTCGGCCCTCAAAGGCTGA
- a CDS encoding MetQ/NlpA family ABC transporter substrate-binding protein has protein sequence MRKRTALQSLALAITLGWMGTALAQEKPLKIGVTAGPHAQIFEQVRKVAEKQGLKIQVVEFSDYVQPNAALAAGDLDANSYQHKPYLDAQIKDRGYPFAVAANTVTFPIGLYSKKVKKLADLKEGARFGLPNDPTNGGRVLLLLQSLGLIKLKDGAGLKATPLDVVGNPKKLKFVELDAAQLPRSLDDLDASAINTNFAISAGLNPKTDAIAQENADGPYVNILVVREADKNKPWVSQLVKAYHSDEIRRFIDTQFKGSVVAGW, from the coding sequence ATGCGCAAGCGCACCGCACTGCAATCGCTGGCCCTGGCCATCACCCTGGGGTGGATGGGCACCGCCCTGGCCCAGGAAAAGCCGCTCAAGATCGGCGTGACGGCCGGCCCGCATGCGCAGATCTTCGAGCAGGTCAGGAAAGTGGCGGAAAAGCAGGGCCTGAAGATCCAGGTCGTCGAGTTCAGCGACTACGTGCAGCCCAATGCGGCCCTGGCCGCCGGCGACCTGGACGCCAACAGCTACCAGCATAAGCCCTACCTGGACGCGCAGATCAAGGACCGCGGCTACCCCTTCGCCGTGGCGGCCAACACCGTCACCTTCCCGATCGGGCTCTACTCCAAGAAGGTCAAGAAGCTGGCCGACCTGAAGGAAGGCGCGCGCTTCGGCCTCCCCAACGACCCCACCAACGGCGGCCGCGTGCTGCTGCTGTTGCAGAGCCTGGGTTTGATCAAGCTCAAGGATGGCGCAGGCCTGAAGGCCACGCCGCTGGACGTGGTAGGCAACCCCAAGAAGCTGAAGTTCGTCGAGCTGGATGCTGCGCAGCTGCCGCGCTCGCTGGACGACCTGGACGCCTCTGCCATCAACACCAACTTCGCCATCTCGGCCGGGCTCAACCCCAAGACCGACGCCATCGCGCAGGAAAACGCCGACGGCCCCTACGTGAATATCCTGGTCGTGCGTGAGGCCGACAAGAACAAGCCCTGGGTGTCGCAGCTCGTGAAGGCCTACCATAGCGACGAGATCCGCCGCTTCATCGACACGCAGTTCAAGGGTTCGGTGGTGGCGGGCTGGTAA
- a CDS encoding Re/Si-specific NAD(P)(+) transhydrogenase subunit alpha, which produces MQTDPTPPVQCIGIPRETFPGEKRVATVPDVVEKLTKLGFKVAVQAGAGEAANFSDDAYRAAGAEVIDGAAALWAAADIVFKVRPPSSEEVALMREGGALIGFVWPAQNPALMEQLATRKATVLSIDCLPRTLSRAQKMDALTSMAGVSGYRAVIEAANAFGRYFNGQITAAGKVPPAKVFIAGAGVAGLAAIGTAANLGAIVRANDTRAEVADQVKSLGGEFVKVDYEEEGSGGGGYAKVMSEGFQAAQRQMYAQQAKDADIIITTALIPGKPAPKLITAEMVQSMKPGSVIVDMAAEQGGNCELTVPGEAVVRHGVTIVGYTDLASRLAKQSSTLYATNLLRLAEELCKAKDGHAVVNMEDDAIRGLTVIKDGAVTWPAPPLKQAPAPAPKAAAAPVEQKKSGHGHGAGAPMSAKALVIVFAVAAVLFALIGAYAPAAFLGHFTVFVLACFIGYMVVWNVTPALHTPLMSVTNAISSIIAIGALVQIAPPEAGLNGRPDSLILWLAFAALVLTAVNMFGGFAVTRRMLAMFRK; this is translated from the coding sequence ATGCAAACCGACCCTACTCCACCAGTGCAGTGCATTGGCATCCCCAGGGAAACCTTCCCCGGCGAGAAGCGCGTGGCCACCGTGCCCGACGTGGTGGAAAAACTCACCAAGCTCGGCTTCAAGGTCGCCGTGCAGGCTGGCGCCGGCGAGGCCGCCAACTTCAGCGACGATGCCTACCGCGCCGCCGGGGCCGAGGTCATCGACGGCGCAGCGGCCCTCTGGGCCGCTGCCGACATCGTCTTCAAGGTGCGCCCGCCCAGCAGCGAGGAAGTGGCGCTGATGCGCGAAGGCGGCGCCTTGATCGGCTTCGTCTGGCCCGCGCAGAACCCGGCGCTGATGGAGCAGCTCGCCACCCGCAAGGCCACGGTGCTGTCCATCGACTGCCTGCCGCGCACGCTGAGCCGCGCGCAGAAGATGGATGCGCTGACCTCCATGGCGGGCGTGTCCGGCTACCGCGCCGTCATCGAGGCGGCCAACGCCTTCGGCCGTTATTTCAACGGCCAGATCACGGCGGCGGGCAAGGTGCCCCCGGCCAAGGTGTTCATCGCCGGCGCCGGCGTGGCGGGCCTGGCGGCCATCGGCACGGCGGCCAACCTGGGGGCCATCGTGCGCGCCAACGACACGCGCGCCGAGGTGGCCGACCAGGTCAAGTCGCTGGGCGGTGAGTTCGTCAAGGTCGATTACGAGGAAGAGGGCTCGGGTGGCGGCGGCTACGCCAAGGTCATGAGCGAGGGCTTCCAGGCCGCGCAGCGCCAGATGTACGCGCAGCAGGCCAAGGATGCGGACATCATCATCACCACGGCCCTGATCCCCGGCAAGCCCGCACCCAAGCTCATCACCGCCGAGATGGTGCAGAGCATGAAGCCCGGCAGCGTGATCGTGGACATGGCCGCCGAGCAGGGCGGCAACTGCGAACTCACGGTGCCCGGCGAGGCCGTGGTGCGCCATGGCGTGACCATCGTCGGCTACACCGACCTGGCCTCGCGCCTGGCCAAGCAGTCGTCCACGCTGTACGCCACCAACCTGCTGCGCCTGGCGGAAGAACTGTGCAAGGCCAAGGACGGCCATGCCGTGGTCAACATGGAGGACGATGCGATCCGGGGCCTGACCGTCATCAAGGACGGTGCGGTCACCTGGCCTGCGCCGCCCCTCAAGCAGGCGCCCGCGCCTGCCCCCAAGGCCGCCGCCGCACCCGTGGAGCAGAAGAAATCGGGCCACGGCCATGGCGCGGGTGCGCCCATGTCGGCCAAGGCCCTGGTCATCGTCTTCGCTGTCGCGGCCGTGCTGTTCGCGCTGATCGGCGCCTATGCGCCGGCGGCCTTCCTGGGCCACTTCACGGTGTTCGTGCTGGCCTGCTTCATCGGCTACATGGTGGTGTGGAACGTCACGCCCGCGCTGCACACGCCGCTGATGAGCGTCACCAACGCCATCTCCAGCATCATCGCCATCGGCGCGCTGGTGCAGATCGCGCCGCCCGAGGCAGGCCTGAACGGGCGCCCGGACAGCCTGATCCTCTGGCTGGCCTTTGCCGCGCTGGTGCTCACGGCCGTCAACATGTTCGGCGGCTTTGCCGTCACGCGCCGCATGCTGGCCATGTTCCGCAAATAA
- the dusA gene encoding tRNA dihydrouridine(20/20a) synthase DusA → MPENTLPTPWRMSVAPMLDWTDRHCRYLHRLLSQRALLYTEMVTTGALLHGDVARHLRFDAAEHPVALQLGGSEPRDLAQCARLGQQWGYDEINLNCGCPSERVQRGAFGACLMGEPRLVADCVKAMADAVSVPVTVKHRIGIDQNEDYGFVRDFVGTVAEAGCRVFIVHARNAWLKGLSPKENREVPPLRYAVAAQLKRDFPQLTIAINGGFQTDAAVQEQLALLDGVMVGREAYHNPWWLARWDALHLGGPDRALTREGVEEAMVDYMEREARAHGTPWYAIARHMLGLRNGLPGARRWRQVWSDHRMKQLPAREVMALARTRPVAAPCAGI, encoded by the coding sequence ATGCCAGAAAACACCCTCCCCACCCCTTGGCGCATGTCCGTCGCCCCCATGCTCGACTGGACCGACCGCCACTGCCGCTACCTGCACCGCCTGCTGTCGCAGCGCGCCCTGCTCTACACCGAGATGGTGACCACGGGCGCACTGCTGCATGGCGACGTGGCGCGGCACCTGCGCTTCGATGCCGCCGAACACCCGGTGGCGCTGCAGCTGGGCGGCAGCGAGCCGCGAGACCTGGCGCAGTGCGCGCGCCTGGGCCAGCAGTGGGGCTACGACGAGATCAACCTCAACTGCGGCTGCCCGAGCGAGCGCGTGCAGCGCGGGGCCTTCGGCGCCTGCCTGATGGGCGAGCCGCGGCTCGTGGCCGACTGCGTCAAGGCCATGGCCGACGCGGTGAGCGTGCCGGTCACGGTCAAGCACCGCATCGGCATCGACCAGAACGAGGACTACGGCTTCGTGCGCGACTTCGTCGGCACCGTGGCCGAGGCGGGCTGCCGCGTGTTCATCGTGCACGCGCGCAATGCCTGGCTCAAGGGCCTGTCGCCCAAGGAAAACCGCGAGGTCCCGCCGCTGCGCTACGCCGTGGCGGCGCAGCTCAAGCGCGACTTTCCGCAGCTCACCATCGCCATCAACGGCGGCTTCCAGACCGACGCGGCCGTGCAGGAGCAGCTGGCGCTGCTCGACGGCGTGATGGTCGGACGCGAGGCCTACCACAACCCCTGGTGGCTCGCCCGCTGGGACGCGCTGCACCTGGGCGGGCCAGACCGCGCCCTGACGCGCGAGGGCGTGGAGGAAGCCATGGTGGACTACATGGAGCGCGAGGCACGCGCCCATGGCACCCCCTGGTATGCCATCGCGCGCCACATGCTGGGGCTGCGCAACGGCCTGCCGGGCGCACGGCGCTGGCGCCAGGTCTGGAGCGACCACCGCATGAAGCAGTTGCCGGCACGCGAGGTCATGGCGCTGGCACGCACCCGGCCCGTTGCGGCACCCTGTGCCGGAATATGA
- a CDS encoding methionine ABC transporter ATP-binding protein — MIDLRGITQIYQGPQGPVEALRGIDLSIAPGEVFGIIGRSGAGKSSLVRVINLLNRPTQGAVVVAGRDLTQLDGAQLRAARRDIGMVFQHFNLLSSRTVYGNVALPLELAGMAPAAMRERVGPLLELVGLSHLADRYPAQISGGQKQRVGIARALASRPKVLLSDEATSALDPETTRSILDLLRQVNRELGLTVVLITHQMQVIKQIADRVAVIDAGQIVEMGPVLDVFTRPRQPITKSLIDEIVPQELPASVLARVRSLAARLAPGDSGQLLRLSYAGEQAYEPILSHLIRELGLDLSILHGQIDEIQEQTFGSLAVYASGSMARIGAAIDYLRAQGVVVQTVEVKG; from the coding sequence ATGATCGACCTCCGGGGTATCACCCAGATTTACCAGGGCCCACAAGGCCCGGTCGAGGCCTTGCGGGGCATCGACCTTTCCATCGCGCCGGGCGAGGTGTTCGGCATCATCGGGCGCAGCGGCGCGGGCAAGAGCTCGCTGGTGCGCGTCATCAACCTGCTCAACCGGCCCACCCAGGGCGCCGTCGTGGTGGCGGGGCGCGACCTCACCCAGCTCGACGGCGCGCAGTTGCGCGCCGCGCGGCGCGATATCGGCATGGTGTTCCAGCACTTCAACCTGCTGTCCTCGCGCACCGTATACGGCAACGTGGCCCTGCCGCTGGAGCTGGCGGGCATGGCGCCGGCGGCCATGCGCGAGCGCGTGGGGCCGCTGCTGGAGCTGGTGGGCCTGTCGCACCTGGCCGACCGCTACCCAGCGCAGATCTCAGGCGGGCAGAAGCAGCGCGTGGGCATTGCCCGGGCGCTGGCCAGCCGCCCCAAGGTGCTGCTGTCCGACGAGGCCACCAGCGCCCTCGACCCGGAGACCACGCGCTCCATCCTCGACCTGCTGCGCCAGGTGAACCGCGAGCTGGGCCTGACGGTGGTGCTCATCACGCACCAGATGCAGGTCATCAAGCAGATCGCCGACCGCGTGGCGGTGATCGACGCCGGGCAAATCGTCGAAATGGGGCCGGTGCTCGACGTGTTCACGCGCCCGCGCCAACCCATCACCAAGAGCCTGATCGACGAAATCGTGCCGCAGGAACTGCCCGCCAGCGTGCTGGCGCGCGTGCGCAGCCTCGCTGCGCGCCTGGCGCCGGGCGACAGCGGCCAGCTGCTGCGCCTGTCGTACGCGGGCGAGCAGGCGTACGAGCCCATCCTGTCGCACCTGATCCGCGAGCTGGGGCTGGACCTGTCGATCCTGCACGGGCAGATCGACGAGATCCAGGAACAGACCTTCGGCTCGCTGGCGGTTTACGCCAGCGGCTCCATGGCGCGCATCGGCGCGGCCATCGACTATCTGCGTGCCCAGGGCGTGGTGGTGCAGACCGTGGAAGTGAAGGGGTGA
- a CDS encoding polyhydroxyalkanoate depolymerase, with protein sequence MLYQIYEAQRSLMEPFADFAQAAAKLYSNPLSPLGQTPLAQRVAAGYDLLYRLGKDYEKPAFGITTVDVDGVGVAIHERIEIDKPFCELRRFKRFSDDPATLAKLKVQPVVLVVAPLSGHYATLLRDTVRAMLKDHKVYITDWKNARLVPMEDGEFHLDDYVNYVQEFIRHLQGVYGNCHVMSVCQPTVPVLAAVSLMASRGEKTPLSMTMMGGPIDARRSPTAVNDLAVQRSFQWFENNVIYRVPENYPGAGRRVYPGFLQHTGFVAMNPDRHATSHYDYFKDLVKGDDASVEAHRKFYDEYNAVLDMDADYYLETIATVFQDFKLVNGTWDVRSPEGEVERVRPQDIRATALLTIEGELDDISGSGQTRAAHDLCNGLQDREQRHLEVKGAGHYGIFSGRRWRETVYPQVRDFIRANDTSAQATQRPATGAAPSAPAVEEEPLPAAAVTAAPQARARRPARKA encoded by the coding sequence ATGCTGTACCAGATCTATGAAGCCCAGCGCTCGCTGATGGAGCCGTTCGCCGATTTCGCGCAGGCCGCCGCCAAGCTCTACAGCAACCCCCTTTCGCCCCTGGGCCAGACCCCGCTCGCGCAGCGCGTGGCTGCGGGCTACGACCTGCTGTACCGCCTGGGCAAGGACTATGAAAAGCCCGCCTTCGGCATCACCACGGTGGACGTTGACGGCGTGGGCGTGGCCATCCACGAGCGCATCGAGATCGACAAGCCCTTCTGCGAACTGCGCCGCTTCAAGCGCTTTTCCGACGATCCGGCCACGCTGGCCAAGCTCAAGGTTCAGCCCGTGGTGCTGGTCGTGGCGCCGCTGTCGGGCCACTACGCCACGCTGCTGCGCGACACCGTGCGTGCCATGCTCAAGGACCACAAGGTCTACATCACCGACTGGAAGAACGCGCGCCTGGTGCCCATGGAGGACGGCGAGTTCCATCTGGACGACTACGTCAACTACGTGCAGGAATTCATCCGCCACCTCCAGGGCGTCTATGGCAACTGCCACGTCATGAGCGTGTGCCAGCCCACGGTGCCGGTGCTGGCCGCCGTCTCGCTGATGGCCAGCCGGGGCGAGAAAACGCCGCTGTCCATGACCATGATGGGCGGCCCCATCGACGCGCGCCGCTCGCCCACGGCGGTGAACGATCTGGCCGTGCAGCGCAGCTTCCAGTGGTTCGAGAACAACGTGATCTACCGCGTGCCCGAGAACTACCCCGGTGCCGGCCGCCGCGTGTACCCCGGCTTCCTGCAGCACACAGGCTTCGTGGCCATGAACCCCGACCGCCACGCCACCAGCCACTACGACTACTTCAAGGACCTGGTCAAGGGCGACGACGCCAGCGTTGAAGCGCACCGCAAGTTCTACGACGAGTACAACGCCGTGCTCGACATGGACGCCGACTACTACCTGGAGACCATCGCCACCGTGTTCCAGGACTTCAAGCTGGTCAACGGCACCTGGGACGTGCGCTCGCCCGAGGGCGAGGTCGAGCGCGTGCGCCCGCAGGACATCCGCGCCACCGCCCTTCTGACCATCGAGGGCGAGCTGGACGACATTTCCGGCTCGGGCCAGACGCGCGCCGCGCACGACCTGTGCAACGGGCTGCAGGACCGCGAGCAGCGCCACCTAGAAGTCAAGGGCGCGGGCCACTACGGCATCTTCAGCGGCCGCCGCTGGCGCGAGACCGTCTATCCCCAGGTGCGTGACTTCATCCGCGCCAACGACACCAGCGCACAGGCCACGCAGCGCCCCGCCACCGGCGCCGCCCCCAGCGCCCCGGCCGTGGAAGAAGAGCCGCTGCCCGCCGCCGCCGTGACGGCGGCCCCCCAGGCACGCGCCCGGCGCCCGGCCCGCAAGGCGTGA
- a CDS encoding NAD(P)H-dependent oxidoreductase, protein MGTYSIAVVVGSLRKDSFNRQLATALARLAPQGFAFQQVRIDDLPLYNQDDDGAPAEAVRRFKAEIAGAQGVLFVTPEYNRSIPGVLKNALDQGSRPYGQSAWAGKPAGVIGTSIGAIGTALAQQHLRNVLAYLDMPTLGQPEAFVHAKDGLFDAEGNIGEASRAFLQGWVDKYVAWVKRHA, encoded by the coding sequence ATGGGTACGTACAGCATCGCCGTCGTCGTCGGCAGCCTCCGCAAGGACTCCTTCAACCGCCAGCTGGCCACGGCGCTGGCGCGGCTGGCACCGCAGGGTTTCGCGTTCCAGCAGGTGCGCATCGACGACCTGCCGCTGTACAACCAGGATGACGACGGCGCCCCGGCCGAAGCGGTGCGCCGCTTCAAGGCCGAGATCGCGGGCGCGCAGGGCGTGCTGTTCGTCACGCCGGAATACAACCGCTCCATCCCGGGCGTGCTCAAGAACGCGCTCGACCAGGGCTCGCGCCCTTATGGGCAGAGCGCCTGGGCGGGCAAGCCTGCGGGGGTGATCGGCACCTCCATCGGCGCCATCGGCACGGCGCTGGCGCAGCAGCACCTGCGCAACGTGCTGGCCTACCTGGACATGCCCACGCTGGGCCAGCCCGAGGCCTTCGTGCACGCCAAGGACGGCCTGTTCGATGCCGAGGGCAACATCGGCGAAGCCAGCCGCGCCTTCCTGCAAGGCTGGGTGGACAAGTACGTGGCCTGGGTCAAGCGCCACGCCTGA
- a CDS encoding RnfABCDGE type electron transport complex subunit B, which produces MNGPGQGRFGGSAGLLAVRLDAALPQTQCTRCGYPDCAGYAQAIASEGVPINQCPPGGMEGVERLSALTGQPALPISPAHGREGPRTLAVIDETWCIGCTLCIQACPTDAILGANKHMHTVIAAHCTGCELCVPVCPVDCIALQEASAGATGWAAWSPAQADAARMRYARRQRRMAQRQAPQASPVAPEDGTAAKQSVIAAALARARARRA; this is translated from the coding sequence GTGAACGGCCCCGGCCAGGGGCGCTTCGGCGGATCCGCTGGCCTGCTGGCGGTCCGTCTGGACGCGGCCCTGCCGCAAACCCAGTGCACGCGCTGCGGCTACCCTGACTGCGCGGGCTACGCGCAGGCCATTGCCAGCGAAGGCGTTCCCATCAACCAGTGCCCCCCCGGGGGCATGGAAGGCGTGGAACGCCTTTCCGCGCTGACGGGCCAGCCCGCCCTGCCGATCAGCCCGGCGCACGGCCGGGAAGGGCCGCGCACGCTGGCCGTGATCGACGAAACCTGGTGCATCGGCTGCACGCTGTGCATCCAGGCCTGCCCGACCGATGCCATCCTCGGCGCCAACAAGCACATGCACACCGTGATCGCTGCCCACTGCACGGGCTGCGAACTGTGCGTTCCGGTATGCCCCGTCGATTGCATCGCGCTGCAGGAAGCCAGCGCCGGGGCCACCGGCTGGGCCGCCTGGTCGCCCGCGCAGGCCGATGCGGCACGCATGCGCTACGCGCGGCGCCAGCGGCGCATGGCACAGCGCCAGGCACCGCAGGCCAGCCCCGTGGCACCGGAAGACGGCACCGCCGCCAAGCAATCGGTGATCGCCGCAGCGCTGGCGCGTGCCCGGGCCCGCCGCGCCTGA
- a CDS encoding ABC transporter permease: MFENFSEMMLELFATSLWETVLMVGVSGIVGGLVGIPLGVFLRLTDKGGVLEHGLANKVVGGIVNAVRSTPFIILLVAIIPFTRLVTGTSIGTWAAVVPLTLACAPFIARLVETALREVDHGLVEAAQSMGASTWQIVWKVLLPEALPGIVAGLTISFVSLTGYSAMAGAVGGGGLGDLGIRYGYQRFLPDVMLAVVLLLIVFVQAIQSLGDWVVRRLSHR; the protein is encoded by the coding sequence ATGTTCGAGAATTTTTCCGAAATGATGCTGGAGCTGTTTGCCACCTCGCTGTGGGAAACGGTGCTGATGGTGGGGGTCTCGGGCATCGTGGGCGGCCTGGTGGGCATTCCGCTGGGCGTGTTCCTGCGCCTGACCGACAAGGGCGGGGTGCTGGAGCATGGCCTGGCCAACAAGGTGGTCGGCGGCATCGTCAATGCCGTGCGCTCCACGCCGTTCATCATCCTGCTGGTGGCCATCATTCCGTTCACGCGGCTGGTCACCGGCACCTCGATCGGCACCTGGGCCGCCGTGGTGCCGCTGACGCTGGCCTGTGCGCCCTTCATCGCGCGCCTGGTGGAAACCGCGTTGCGCGAGGTGGACCACGGCCTGGTGGAGGCCGCGCAGTCCATGGGCGCCTCGACCTGGCAGATCGTGTGGAAGGTGCTGCTGCCCGAGGCGCTGCCCGGCATCGTGGCGGGCCTGACCATCAGCTTCGTCAGCCTCACCGGCTATTCGGCCATGGCCGGCGCGGTGGGCGGCGGCGGCCTGGGCGACCTGGGCATCCGCTATGGCTACCAGCGCTTTCTGCCCGACGTGATGCTGGCCGTGGTGCTGCTGCTCATCGTGTTCGTGCAGGCCATCCAGAGCCTGGGCGACTGGGTGGTGCGGCGTCTGTCACACCGCTGA